A stretch of the Janthinobacterium sp. B9-8 genome encodes the following:
- a CDS encoding M48 family metalloprotease yields the protein MSRRLLALILAASLISAPLQADVQLPNLGESSQEGLSPLQERQIGESAMRELRRSGAMSEDPELVAYLRQLGGRLLDASGETGVQFVFFPMLDRSINAFAIPGGLVGVHTGLIVLAQHESELASVLSHEIAHVTQHHFARLLEGQKMAPWVTLAALGLAIVAASAGKGDVAMAGLMGSQAYMIQRQLDYTYMFEQEADRIGMQTLQKAGFDQAAMPTFFDRMQKNSRLGEGNAPEFLRTHPVTYKRISDAQARLKDKPYQQFKDSLDFLFVREKARFLQMDEQDALEYYRKTLSEKKYGHLPSHLYGLALAQLRAFDADAAWATLQQSKQALGKTHSSLEYLAGSIRLAQKRPSDALQIFKEASKRFPASRALVYGEIDALIANQQLSEALASAQYASELYPSDAYIWQRISKIQNARGDAVRQHQAQAEYYSRLGEYTAAIEQLQQAQNAGGGDFYLLSAIEARLKELKQELIPLK from the coding sequence TTGTCTCGACGTTTATTGGCATTGATTCTGGCTGCAAGCTTGATTTCTGCGCCCTTGCAGGCTGATGTGCAGCTACCCAATTTGGGTGAATCTTCACAAGAAGGCTTAAGCCCTTTGCAGGAACGGCAAATTGGCGAGTCGGCCATGCGTGAGTTACGGCGCAGCGGTGCAATGAGCGAAGACCCGGAGCTGGTTGCTTATCTAAGGCAGCTGGGCGGGCGTTTACTCGATGCCAGTGGTGAAACTGGAGTCCAATTTGTTTTTTTTCCTATGCTCGATCGCAGTATCAATGCTTTTGCCATACCCGGCGGTCTGGTAGGGGTGCATACCGGCTTAATTGTGCTGGCTCAGCATGAATCAGAGCTGGCTTCGGTGCTGTCGCACGAAATTGCCCACGTCACCCAGCATCACTTTGCCCGTCTTTTAGAAGGGCAAAAAATGGCACCTTGGGTTACGTTGGCCGCTTTAGGTTTAGCCATTGTGGCTGCGAGTGCGGGCAAAGGGGACGTGGCAATGGCGGGCTTGATGGGCAGCCAAGCCTATATGATTCAGCGCCAGCTCGATTACACCTATATGTTTGAGCAAGAGGCGGACCGAATCGGCATGCAAACTTTGCAAAAAGCTGGTTTTGATCAGGCGGCGATGCCTACTTTTTTTGATCGCATGCAAAAGAACTCACGGCTGGGGGAGGGCAATGCACCGGAGTTTTTGCGTACTCACCCGGTGACTTATAAGCGGATTAGCGACGCGCAAGCACGCTTAAAAGATAAGCCTTACCAGCAGTTTAAAGATTCCTTAGATTTCTTATTTGTGCGCGAAAAAGCGCGATTCTTGCAGATGGATGAGCAAGATGCCTTGGAATATTACCGTAAGACATTGAGCGAAAAAAAGTACGGCCATTTGCCTTCGCACTTATATGGCTTGGCTTTGGCGCAGCTAAGGGCATTTGATGCTGACGCCGCATGGGCCACATTGCAACAATCCAAACAAGCCTTGGGCAAAACACACTCCTCATTAGAGTATTTGGCGGGCAGCATCCGTTTGGCGCAAAAGCGCCCCAGTGACGCGCTGCAAATATTTAAAGAGGCCAGTAAACGCTTTCCCGCCAGCCGCGCACTGGTTTATGGTGAGATTGACGCGTTGATTGCTAATCAGCAATTGAGCGAGGCCTTAGCCAGCGCCCAATACGCGAGCGAGCTTTATCCTTCTGATGCTTATATCTGGCAGCGTATTTCTAAAATCCAAAATGCACGAGGCGATGCGGTACGCCAGCATCAGGCTCAAGCTGAGTATTACAGCCGTCTGGGCGAATATACCGCCGCGATAGAGCAGCTGCAGCAGGCGCAAAACGCAGGTGGTGGTGATTTTTATCTTTTATCGGCGATTGAGGCGCGTTTAAAAGAGCTAAAGCAAGAGCTGATACCGCTTAAGTGA
- a CDS encoding YqaA family protein, translated as MIVEPAWLSGLFASAFLSATLLPGNSEAALLAYLHFNSQGLIPALLVVTAGNTLGGLLTVWMGRRLPAAPQGKAVAWAQRIGPVSLLLTWLPVVGDVLCGVAGWLRWPWRQVALWMLLGKVARYLVLVGAASWLVDSPARLLT; from the coding sequence TTGATTGTTGAGCCAGCGTGGCTATCGGGCTTATTTGCTTCGGCTTTTTTATCTGCCACTTTGTTGCCGGGTAATTCTGAAGCGGCCCTCTTGGCTTATCTGCATTTTAATTCTCAGGGATTAATTCCTGCCTTATTGGTAGTTACGGCGGGTAATACCTTGGGCGGCTTGCTCACAGTATGGATGGGGCGTCGCCTGCCTGCTGCCCCCCAAGGCAAGGCTGTAGCTTGGGCGCAGAGAATTGGCCCAGTGAGTTTGTTGCTGACTTGGCTGCCGGTGGTAGGCGATGTTTTATGTGGTGTGGCCGGTTGGCTGCGTTGGCCTTGGCGGCAAGTTGCACTGTGGATGTTGTTGGGTAAGGTCGCACGCTATCTGGTGCTTGTAGGTGCAGCGAGCTGGTTGGTCGACAGCCCTGCAAGATTGCTCACTTAG
- the cyaY gene encoding iron donor protein CyaY, whose translation MTESEFLDLSDSVFAKIEAALDDSELDVDTLLSGNVLEIEFEDRSKIIVNRHAANQELWIAARSGGYHYRLQGGVWQSTREAGEFFADLSTAISAHAKEDFRF comes from the coding sequence ATGACCGAGTCCGAGTTTCTTGACCTCAGCGATAGCGTATTCGCAAAAATTGAAGCGGCACTGGATGATAGCGAGCTGGATGTAGATACCTTGCTCTCTGGCAATGTATTAGAAATCGAGTTTGAAGATCGTAGCAAAATTATTGTAAATCGCCACGCAGCCAACCAGGAGCTTTGGATTGCAGCACGCTCTGGCGGTTATCACTATCGCTTGCAGGGTGGCGTTTGGCAAAGCACCCGTGAAGCAGGAGAGTTTTTTGCTGACTTAAGCACGGCAATCAGCGCTCATGCTAAAGAAGATTTTCGCTTTTGA
- the lptM gene encoding LPS translocon maturation chaperone LptM, producing MIRALLLLLTIATLTACGFKGGLYLPEKPASTTASAPAASK from the coding sequence ATGATACGTGCGCTGTTATTACTATTGACCATTGCCACTCTTACAGCCTGCGGTTTTAAAGGTGGCCTTTATCTACCTGAAAAGCCTGCCAGCACCACGGCCAGTGCGCCAGCTGCATCCAAATAA
- a CDS encoding Lrp/AsnC family transcriptional regulator: protein MNPKIDLFDQKILQILQTDARMSHAEIGRQVHLSQPAVSERIKRLESSNVIRGYRADINPKALGYQITAMIRLSTQQGRPYAQFVADCPEIIDCYTVTGEDGAVMRVLATDVEHLQRIINELNAFGSTSTAIVLTTHVLGKTISIV, encoded by the coding sequence ATGAATCCGAAAATCGACCTTTTTGACCAGAAAATCCTGCAAATTTTGCAGACCGATGCACGGATGTCACACGCCGAAATAGGGCGGCAAGTGCACCTGAGCCAGCCTGCGGTTTCCGAGCGAATTAAAAGATTAGAGAGCAGCAATGTAATTCGCGGCTATCGGGCCGATATTAATCCCAAGGCTTTGGGCTATCAGATTACCGCGATGATTCGGCTATCCACCCAGCAAGGCAGGCCCTATGCGCAATTTGTGGCAGATTGCCCTGAGATTATTGATTGCTATACGGTGACGGGTGAGGATGGCGCAGTCATGCGGGTGCTGGCCACCGATGTAGAGCACTTGCAGCGCATTATTAATGAGCTGAATGCTTTTGGTTCGACCTCTACCGCTATTGTTTTAACCACCCATGTGCTGGGGAAAACGATTTCTATCGTGTAG
- the lysA gene encoding diaminopimelate decarboxylase, whose translation MISNCQIAQIADQFSTPCWAYDAATIRAQIARLRQFDVIRFAQKASSNIHLLKLMREEGVLVDSVSLGEVERALAAGFVPDSHAKHAPIVFTADLLDKKALARVVELNIPVNCGSPQMLEQLGQAHAGHSVWLRINPGFGHGHSRKTNTGGEQSKHGIWFKHLAESLALIAQYKLKLIGLHMHIGSGVDYDHLQSVCDAMIAQVKTCAQDLSAISIGGGLSIPYQVGDAIVDTDHYFQIWDKARQEIETHLGHKISMEIEPGRFLVAQSGCLISELRAQKQVGSNFFALVDAGFNDLARPAMYGSYHRISSYAPDGSPRSGALRPTVVAGPLCESGDVFTQIEGGEVTTQDLPSCEIGDLLVFHDTGAYGASMSSNYNSRPLIPEVLVDGDQITQIRRRQTVQELIALEM comes from the coding sequence ATGATATCAAATTGCCAGATTGCCCAGATTGCCGACCAATTTTCTACCCCTTGCTGGGCCTATGATGCGGCAACCATTCGGGCACAAATTGCTCGTCTGCGTCAATTTGATGTGATTCGCTTTGCGCAAAAAGCCTCCAGCAATATCCATTTACTCAAACTCATGCGTGAAGAAGGCGTGCTGGTAGATTCAGTTTCGCTGGGCGAAGTCGAGCGTGCGCTGGCGGCAGGCTTTGTACCTGATAGCCATGCCAAACATGCGCCGATTGTTTTTACCGCCGATCTTTTAGATAAAAAAGCACTGGCGCGCGTGGTTGAGCTCAATATTCCGGTGAACTGTGGCTCGCCACAAATGCTAGAACAACTAGGGCAAGCGCACGCGGGTCATTCAGTTTGGCTACGCATCAACCCCGGCTTTGGCCACGGGCACAGCCGTAAAACCAATACCGGTGGCGAGCAAAGTAAGCATGGCATCTGGTTTAAGCATTTAGCAGAAAGCCTAGCGCTGATCGCCCAGTACAAACTCAAGCTCATCGGCCTGCATATGCATATTGGTTCGGGCGTCGATTACGATCATTTGCAAAGCGTTTGCGATGCAATGATTGCCCAGGTAAAAACCTGCGCTCAGGATTTATCAGCGATTTCGATTGGCGGTGGCTTATCGATTCCCTACCAAGTAGGGGATGCGATTGTTGATACCGATCATTACTTCCAGATTTGGGATAAAGCGCGTCAGGAAATTGAAACGCATTTAGGCCACAAGATCAGCATGGAAATCGAACCTGGCCGCTTTTTAGTGGCGCAATCGGGCTGCTTGATTTCTGAACTACGCGCGCAAAAACAAGTGGGGAGCAACTTCTTTGCCTTGGTCGACGCAGGCTTTAATGATCTGGCCCGCCCAGCAATGTATGGCAGCTATCACCGCATCAGCAGCTATGCACCGGATGGCTCGCCACGCAGCGGCGCACTTCGCCCCACCGTTGTAGCCGGGCCTTTATGCGAATCAGGCGATGTATTTACCCAGATTGAAGGCGGGGAAGTCACTACTCAGGATTTACCAAGCTGCGAGATAGGCGATTTGCTGGTGTTTCACGACACCGGCGCATACGGCGCCAGCATGTCGTCCAATTACAACTCTCGGCCATTAATCCCTGAAGTGTTAGTCGATGGCGATCAAATCACCCAAATCCGCCGCCGCCAAACGGTGCAGGAATTGATTGCGCTGGAAATGTAA
- a CDS encoding thermonuclease family protein codes for MWRGCLLILLLSACRAEQASNTLISGLVIKVMDGDSLVIRDDKNQEHQLRLAFIDAPEYSQPFGSEARRHLDRWVYQKRVQVQVIDSDRYQRRVVVLHLKNTDINSEQIKAGFAWHYQHFAKGKQSTVDFEHYQSLEQQARQAKIGLWQESGPVPPWDYRKAHKVN; via the coding sequence ATGTGGCGAGGATGTTTGCTGATTTTGTTACTCAGCGCCTGCAGGGCAGAGCAAGCCTCGAATACATTGATATCTGGTCTTGTGATTAAGGTGATGGATGGGGATTCGCTGGTGATTCGTGATGATAAAAATCAAGAGCATCAGTTGCGCTTGGCTTTTATCGATGCGCCAGAATACAGCCAGCCTTTTGGTAGCGAGGCGCGGCGTCATCTGGATCGATGGGTTTATCAGAAGCGAGTTCAAGTGCAGGTAATAGATAGCGATCGTTATCAGCGCCGAGTGGTGGTATTGCATTTAAAAAATACAGATATAAATAGCGAGCAAATTAAGGCGGGCTTTGCCTGGCACTATCAGCACTTTGCTAAAGGTAAGCAAAGCACGGTCGATTTTGAGCACTACCAAAGTTTAGAGCAGCAAGCTCGGCAGGCCAAAATAGGGCTTTGGCAAGAAAGTGGGCCTGTGCCGCCTTGGGATTATCGCAAGGCGCACAAGGTGAATTAA
- a CDS encoding HD-GYP domain-containing protein, translating into MNAFKKRTAIRIAAVSIALASLASPVAWYVEKENAEEGIVSLAIEESGRLLHHYDAINLSGPNTVEHAKSAAQTISGGLFDIAEIYNHAGQKLAESLTSEGEAVESYLAAHGQPNYSQASYESLKLPGNRWVLRVFVPLRGSNNTITGYFEGVRVVPAWQHRQILYSSLTVALMVCLAALLCGTALYPVVVHLSTDNARKAREVLDSHISMMEALGRAIAKRDSDTGAHNYRVAWIAAFIAERIKSGPSGREMQGLIAGSFLHDVGKIGIPDAILLKPGKLDDAELAIMRTHVSQGEQIVKGMGWLDGAHEVVAAHHEKWDGSGYPRQLQGEEIPLSARIFAVADVFDALCSKRPYKEPMDFDEAMDILEQGRASHFDPSVMDIFRPLAAGIFQKLANISEADAHDLLKERIRQHFEMQ; encoded by the coding sequence ATGAATGCCTTCAAAAAGCGTACTGCGATTCGAATTGCCGCTGTCAGTATTGCGCTCGCCTCTTTAGCCAGCCCCGTGGCGTGGTATGTAGAAAAAGAGAACGCCGAGGAAGGAATTGTTTCGCTGGCCATTGAAGAATCAGGGCGTTTACTTCATCACTACGACGCAATTAATTTAAGCGGCCCCAATACTGTAGAGCACGCCAAAAGCGCGGCTCAAACTATATCCGGCGGCTTATTTGATATTGCAGAGATTTATAACCATGCGGGGCAAAAATTAGCCGAATCCTTAACCAGCGAAGGCGAAGCTGTGGAGTCTTACCTAGCTGCACATGGCCAACCCAACTACAGCCAAGCTTCATATGAGAGTTTAAAGCTCCCAGGCAATCGCTGGGTTTTAAGAGTTTTTGTGCCACTGCGTGGCTCAAACAACACGATCACAGGCTATTTTGAAGGGGTGCGAGTCGTGCCGGCATGGCAGCACCGGCAAATACTTTATTCATCACTTACGGTTGCGCTAATGGTTTGCCTTGCAGCGCTCCTCTGTGGCACAGCACTTTATCCGGTCGTTGTGCATCTTTCTACAGATAATGCACGCAAAGCCCGCGAAGTGCTCGATTCGCATATTTCCATGATGGAAGCACTGGGCCGAGCCATTGCCAAACGAGACTCTGATACCGGCGCACACAACTACCGCGTAGCCTGGATTGCCGCCTTTATTGCCGAGCGAATAAAATCAGGGCCTTCAGGCAGAGAAATGCAAGGCTTAATTGCAGGAAGTTTTTTACATGATGTGGGCAAAATCGGCATCCCCGACGCCATCTTATTAAAACCCGGCAAGCTAGATGACGCCGAGCTGGCGATTATGCGAACGCATGTCAGCCAAGGCGAGCAAATTGTAAAAGGGATGGGCTGGCTAGATGGTGCTCATGAAGTGGTCGCCGCCCACCATGAAAAATGGGACGGATCCGGCTACCCGCGCCAGCTTCAAGGTGAAGAGATTCCGCTTTCAGCACGGATCTTTGCCGTAGCCGATGTATTTGACGCCCTATGCTCTAAACGCCCTTACAAAGAACCCATGGACTTTGATGAGGCGATGGACATTCTGGAACAAGGCAGAGCCAGCCACTTCGACCCCAGCGTGATGGACATTTTCCGCCCGCTGGCGGCAGGTATTTTTCAGAAGCTAGCCAATATCAGCGAAGCCGATGCGCATGACTTACTCAAAGAGCGCATCCGGCAGCATTTTGAAATGCAATAA
- the hpnC gene encoding squalene synthase HpnC, with product MVAITPEQAVGHYENFPVASLLLPRKYRKAVVAVYHFARHADDLADEGDAAPAERLSALAACRAELDLIVAKQTPLTARYQALALATHQYHIPIQLYHDLLDAFTQDVTKHRFADFGELMYYCRRSANPVGRILLHIFGLATPRNLALSDGICSALQLINFWQDVEKDWANGRVYFPLADLERFGVSEAQIAAGEVDANWRRLMAFQVRRSQKMLHAGAPLGKILPGRIGLEIRLTILGGDAILEKLKLQPDVFRHRPVLTWQDWPRLLWRAIRVK from the coding sequence ATGGTTGCAATTACACCCGAACAAGCCGTTGGGCATTACGAGAATTTTCCCGTGGCCTCTTTACTTTTGCCTCGAAAATACCGTAAGGCGGTGGTGGCGGTTTATCATTTTGCCCGCCATGCCGATGATTTGGCGGATGAAGGTGATGCTGCACCAGCAGAGCGTTTAAGCGCACTGGCAGCATGCCGGGCAGAGCTAGATTTAATCGTGGCAAAGCAAACGCCGCTTACTGCGCGCTATCAAGCTCTTGCCCTAGCCACGCACCAATATCACATCCCTATCCAGCTTTATCACGATCTGCTTGATGCGTTTACACAAGATGTGACTAAGCATCGCTTTGCCGATTTTGGCGAGTTGATGTATTACTGCCGGCGTTCAGCTAATCCGGTTGGGCGCATTCTGCTCCATATCTTTGGCCTTGCTACACCGCGTAATCTGGCCTTATCCGATGGTATTTGCAGTGCCTTGCAGCTGATTAATTTTTGGCAGGATGTAGAAAAAGACTGGGCCAATGGCCGTGTTTATTTTCCCCTAGCCGATTTAGAGCGCTTTGGGGTGAGCGAAGCGCAAATTGCCGCAGGTGAAGTGGATGCAAACTGGCGACGCTTAATGGCGTTTCAGGTGCGGCGCAGCCAGAAAATGCTGCACGCTGGCGCGCCGCTCGGCAAAATTTTACCTGGCCGGATCGGCCTAGAAATCCGCCTGACTATCTTGGGGGGCGATGCAATTTTGGAAAAGTTGAAGCTACAGCCTGATGTTTTCCGCCATCGTCCCGTATTAACTTGGCAAGACTGGCCGCGTTTACTGTGGCGGGCGATTCGGGTGAAGTAG
- a CDS encoding ComEA family DNA-binding protein, producing MKKWLIALLSAFALSGMTLAAVDINTASQEQLEAVNGLGPAKAKAIIEYRSKNGPFKSAEDLKKVPGIKDGVFNKVKAEVSVGGKMAAPAAATKVEKMEKPMKASQAASKMEKADKAVKASMPAKK from the coding sequence ATGAAAAAATGGCTTATTGCCTTGCTAAGTGCCTTTGCTCTTAGTGGTATGACTCTTGCTGCTGTAGATATTAACACCGCCAGCCAAGAACAACTGGAAGCGGTTAACGGACTTGGGCCTGCTAAAGCCAAAGCGATTATCGAATATCGCAGTAAAAATGGCCCGTTTAAAAGCGCAGAAGACCTAAAGAAAGTCCCCGGCATTAAAGATGGCGTTTTCAATAAAGTAAAAGCAGAAGTATCAGTGGGCGGCAAAATGGCAGCGCCTGCAGCAGCCACCAAAGTAGAAAAGATGGAAAAGCCCATGAAAGCCAGCCAGGCCGCAAGCAAAATGGAAAAAGCTGATAAGGCAGTAAAAGCCAGCATGCCTGCTAAAAAATAA
- a CDS encoding PLP-dependent cysteine synthase family protein produces the protein MTDSRAWVARAIRTIEADFNRSADTHLIPLDLPGFPGIDFYLKDESSHPTGSLKHRLARSLFLYSLANGWINAKSTVIEASSGSTAISEAYFARLLGLPFIAVMPASTSPEKIAAITFYGGLCHLVNDPTTLHSESLRLAAETNGHFMDQFTYAERATDWRANNNIAESIFAQMALEPHPIPKWIVASCGTGGTSATLGRYVRYRQHSTQIACVDPDNSVFFDAFCSKDRSLSLQCGSLIEGIGRPKVEASFIPSVIDSMFQVPDALSIAATRWLSEKLGRRVGGSTGCNLAGVLALALEMKTAGQSGSIVTLLCDSGERYAHSYYNDAWLAERGIDIQPRLEQLSAITERGETLSLRRADQG, from the coding sequence ATGACAGATAGCCGCGCTTGGGTTGCCCGTGCGATTCGCACTATTGAAGCTGATTTTAATCGCTCTGCAGATACCCATTTAATCCCGCTTGATTTACCGGGTTTTCCCGGCATTGATTTCTATTTAAAAGATGAATCAAGCCATCCAACGGGCAGCTTAAAGCACCGTCTGGCACGCTCACTCTTTTTATATTCACTAGCCAATGGCTGGATTAACGCCAAAAGCACCGTGATTGAAGCATCGAGCGGCTCAACTGCTATTTCTGAGGCTTATTTTGCACGGCTTTTAGGACTACCCTTTATTGCCGTGATGCCCGCATCAACCAGCCCGGAAAAAATTGCGGCGATTACTTTTTATGGCGGGCTGTGCCATTTAGTGAATGACCCAACCACGCTGCATAGCGAATCGCTCAGGCTTGCCGCAGAAACCAACGGCCACTTTATGGATCAGTTTACCTACGCCGAGCGTGCCACCGATTGGCGAGCCAATAATAATATTGCCGAATCTATTTTTGCGCAGATGGCACTGGAGCCTCACCCGATTCCTAAATGGATCGTCGCCAGCTGTGGCACAGGCGGCACATCGGCCACCTTGGGGCGCTATGTACGCTATCGCCAGCACAGCACGCAAATTGCCTGCGTAGACCCAGATAACTCGGTATTTTTTGACGCTTTTTGCAGCAAAGATCGCAGCTTAAGCTTGCAATGTGGCTCTTTAATCGAAGGTATAGGCCGCCCTAAGGTAGAAGCGTCTTTTATACCCTCGGTGATCGACAGTATGTTTCAAGTGCCCGACGCGCTATCGATTGCCGCCACGCGCTGGCTATCTGAAAAGCTAGGCCGCAGAGTGGGCGGGTCCACTGGCTGCAATTTGGCTGGCGTACTGGCTTTGGCACTAGAAATGAAAACCGCCGGGCAAAGCGGCAGCATCGTTACCCTGCTTTGCGATAGCGGCGAGCGCTATGCGCATTCTTACTACAACGATGCATGGCTGGCAGAACGAGGCATTGATATTCAGCCTCGGCTAGAGCAGCTAAGCGCCATTACCGAACGAGGTGAAACACTAAGTTTACGACGGGCGGATCAGGGCTAG
- a CDS encoding 2OG-Fe(II) oxygenase — translation MDTQITADWQNWIVDNLARGCVPQSLVEVMAGKGFDPIFANAVVFHFSNVSTQTKTAAVPAAAYIAEPARFPMEGGVIHTHDRIVRVTARVAKPIVAILDDLLSMEECDELVRLSQSKLKRSTIVDPQTGAEEVIDDRSSFGTFFTVNENEFIARLDRRIADVMHWPIENGEGLQILNYKIGGEYKPHFDYFPVADQGSQVHLKNGGQRVSTLVMYLNDVDEGGETIFPELGLAVAPKKGSAVYFEYCNSHSQTDPLTLHGGNPVLKGEKWIATKWMRQGRFG, via the coding sequence ATGGACACGCAAATTACAGCAGACTGGCAAAATTGGATTGTTGATAATTTAGCCAGGGGTTGCGTACCGCAATCACTGGTTGAAGTGATGGCTGGCAAAGGGTTTGATCCCATTTTTGCCAATGCCGTGGTTTTTCATTTTTCTAATGTATCAACTCAGACTAAAACGGCGGCTGTGCCTGCTGCTGCGTATATTGCGGAGCCAGCTCGGTTTCCGATGGAAGGTGGGGTGATTCATACCCATGATCGCATCGTTCGGGTAACGGCAAGGGTGGCCAAACCGATTGTGGCTATCCTGGACGATTTATTGTCGATGGAAGAATGCGATGAGCTGGTGCGCTTATCACAAAGCAAGCTCAAGCGATCGACCATTGTGGACCCGCAAACGGGGGCTGAAGAAGTCATCGATGATCGCAGTAGCTTTGGTACTTTTTTTACTGTGAATGAAAACGAGTTTATCGCTAGGTTGGATCGCCGGATTGCGGATGTGATGCACTGGCCGATTGAAAACGGTGAAGGTCTGCAAATTTTAAATTACAAAATTGGCGGCGAATACAAACCGCATTTTGATTATTTCCCAGTTGCGGATCAAGGCAGTCAGGTTCATCTAAAAAATGGCGGCCAGCGTGTATCCACTTTAGTCATGTATTTAAATGATGTGGATGAGGGCGGCGAAACTATTTTTCCTGAGCTGGGCTTGGCTGTTGCGCCTAAAAAAGGCTCTGCCGTTTATTTTGAATACTGTAATAGCCATAGCCAAACCGATCCTTTAACCCTGCACGGAGGCAACCCTGTGCTCAAAGGCGAAAAATGGATTGCCACCAAATGGATGCGTCAGGGGCGATTTGGCTGA
- the purB gene encoding adenylosuccinate lyase has translation MELSALTALSPLDGRYEKQLADLRPYFSEYALVKNRVTVEIAWLKALAAEAAIEEIKPFSAATIAELDAVVAQFSPEHALEVKTIERTTNHDVKAVEYWMKERLSGNAEVSAANEFIHFACTSEDINNLSHALMLKGARDAVMLPKLKEMVSKLKELAHALADAPMMSRTHGQPATPTTMGKEMANVAYRLERQLVRIEKIELLGKINGAVGNYNAHISAYPDFDWESFCRRFVEGLGISFNAYSTQIESHDYMSELYDTFTRANTILIDMNRDIWGYISLGFFKQRVNKNEIGSSTMPHKVNPIDFENSEGNLGMANAMLTHLSQKLPISRWQRDLTDSTVLRNMGVGLGYSLLAYGACLKGLNKLEVNRQAMLDDLNANWEVLAEPIQTVMRRYAVPNPYEQLKELTRGKSGITREALAVFIDGLEIPEQEKARLKELTPWNYIGKAVELAQRI, from the coding sequence ATGGAACTTTCCGCTCTTACCGCCTTATCCCCGCTCGACGGTCGTTATGAAAAACAGCTCGCCGATTTACGTCCTTATTTTAGCGAATACGCGCTGGTTAAAAACCGCGTTACCGTTGAAATTGCTTGGCTAAAAGCCCTTGCTGCAGAAGCCGCGATTGAAGAGATTAAGCCTTTCTCTGCAGCCACCATCGCTGAACTCGATGCGGTTGTCGCCCAATTTTCACCAGAGCACGCGCTGGAAGTGAAAACCATTGAGCGCACTACCAACCACGACGTAAAAGCCGTGGAATACTGGATGAAAGAACGTTTATCCGGTAATGCCGAAGTCAGCGCTGCGAATGAATTCATCCATTTTGCTTGCACTTCAGAAGACATCAACAACCTGAGCCACGCCCTGATGTTAAAAGGCGCTCGTGATGCAGTGATGTTGCCTAAGCTCAAAGAAATGGTCAGTAAGCTCAAAGAGCTAGCTCACGCCTTAGCCGATGCGCCGATGATGAGCCGTACCCACGGCCAGCCAGCGACACCGACCACCATGGGCAAAGAAATGGCCAATGTGGCTTACCGTCTTGAGCGCCAACTGGTTCGCATCGAAAAAATCGAGCTGCTTGGCAAGATCAATGGTGCCGTAGGTAACTACAACGCCCACATTTCCGCCTACCCTGATTTTGATTGGGAAAGCTTCTGCCGCCGTTTTGTAGAAGGCTTGGGTATCAGCTTTAACGCCTACAGCACGCAAATTGAATCGCACGATTATATGAGCGAGCTGTACGACACGTTTACCCGTGCCAACACCATTCTTATTGATATGAACCGCGATATCTGGGGATATATCTCGCTGGGCTTCTTTAAACAGCGTGTGAATAAGAACGAAATTGGCTCCAGCACGATGCCGCATAAAGTGAATCCAATTGACTTCGAAAACTCCGAAGGTAATCTGGGCATGGCTAATGCGATGCTGACCCATCTATCGCAAAAACTACCAATCAGCCGTTGGCAACGTGACCTGACCGACTCCACCGTACTACGTAATATGGGTGTAGGTTTGGGCTATAGCTTGCTGGCTTATGGTGCCTGTTTAAAAGGCCTGAACAAGCTGGAAGTCAATCGCCAAGCCATGCTGGATGATTTGAACGCCAACTGGGAAGTGCTGGCTGAGCCGATTCAAACGGTGATGCGCCGTTATGCCGTGCCTAATCCTTATGAGCAGTTAAAAGAGCTCACACGGGGAAAAAGCGGCATTACCCGTGAAGCATTAGCGGTGTTTATTGATGGCTTAGAAATTCCCGAGCAAGAAAAGGCCCGCCTGAAAGAGCTGACACCATGGAACTACATTGGTAAAGCTGTAGAACTCGCGCAACGGATCTAA